cacattaaataataaagccGAGAAAAGTATGTCTAATCATGTTCTTAGGAATTCTTTGAAATCATCTTTACCCGGTCCATCGTCATTTATTGAAGATAATAATTGCCATGAATTAAAATCATGCAACGAACAGCTGCAAAAATTGACCCAACTTTCAAATAGCGTAGCTACGTTAAATGATCAAAGAGAAGCGTCAGTATCGAATTTAGAGACCACCCTGCAGGACGATGCAAGAAGTAAAATTGACGCTTACAAAAAAGCAAATGAATTTTTggcagaaaaaattttcaaaatgcatTCAGACGATAAGCTACAGCGAGACGATAGTTTTTGCTTCATGTATGACAGAAGTGATGATTCAGGAACGCCGGTTTCGTTGGAAGACGGCAGTTTGATGGAGGAGTTTCCAAACGATCCTCTACCGCCTGTAAACACTTTTTAACTCTTAAACGAGAAATTACgcatattatcaataaaaactgcgcacggagagaattttctcttaaaaattaccctgaaaatcgtggtaattgtgagacaacgtaaaccttgaagaattttaccatacttgtaataaaatttcctaaaatttagtaaaattttaataaaattttagtaaattttgtcaataataaaattcttcaaggtttacgttgtcctacaattaccacgattttcagggtaatttttaagagaaaattcttttcgtGCGCTTGTTTTTAGCTcatagcataaatattttgtccctgaataatatttaacgtaGACATCGCGTAAAGTGTGTCATTtgtctaaaattaatttgtatataatataagagaaaaatgagGTGTCTTAAAATTACTGTCTtgtttaattatcaatttttattatttgcaatttattatttgcaaattagtCACAAAGAAATTACAATGCAAAGTCTGAATCGGCAATCTTATGGTTATGAAATAATCATTATCTTGGGAAAAATGTACATTTCCAATAATTTCTCTGACAAGCTAGCATTAATGACATTTGCAGTTGATTGATCAAACTTGACGTCTTTATCCTTCAACATATACACACGCAAGTATTTCACcaatcattttaaattaacaacagGAATGTTTATACGCAATAGCAATGCTTCTCTTCTACCAGGTATGATAATTCTATTAAGTGaaagttttatacaaatgtgacttatatatatgtacaaaacgtatatttatgctaataattttacatataattgtcTAATCATTGGTAACTCGAAAGATTGCATTGTTTATGGTAGtaggaatattaaaataacgtgCTTGTGCGCTAAACAATGCTTATTAAGTATCGTATAACGATTTGTTCAATAtaatcgtatttttttaaaatcagcGATAATCaggaatacaataaataaacgaGATAACTTAAGAAAAGTAGGTCTCCCTGAACGCTTCGATGTTCAGCGATTCAGTGCTGAAGATTTCAATgcttagattttaaaataagagacATTTCGATGTCATGGCGAAAAATCTGAttagaactgtcgagaattaaTTTAACGTAGCGGAGTGTGCGAACAGAATTCTCAACAAGTGTCGTCGAGGCCTGGATCCGAGTCAGGAACTACGTAATTAGGATCGCAAACGGTATCTCTGACAGCTTCTTTAACGTTTGCTTTGAACACCCGGTAATTAATGCTGGCGCTGTTGAGTGTCCCGTACAAATACATCGGCAATCGGTTCGAGAGCAGCCACACACTTTGCTCCTGTTCGTGATCCACTTTAACGTCGTTCGGGAACACCAGGGACTCATTGCTGGTCCCGATCACGCCCAGATTCTGCGGTATGTACTCCTTCCTGGTGTCCCAGCACCACACGGAGTCCCTGGTGACCATGTTGAAGAACATGACGCCGTTCATGTCGATGACAGACCCCGAGGAGTGGCCGTAGTCCTTGGCCCTGGGCTTCCCGACGGGCATAAACCTCTCCGTGTTATGATCCGCGCTTCGCTTGTCCCTGAAGACCGACGTGGACACGGCGAACTCGCGGAAGCTCGACATCGGATGGAAGAACAGCGTTCTGTCGTCGTGAACGTCCACAGGACTGAGCGCCATTCCGAATATACCGTCGGTCCATTGGAACTTTATGCCGTGCAACTCGTATCTGGCCGCCAGGGGGTCGGGATAGAAGAAATGATGCTCGACTCTGAAGGTGGAGTCCTTGAAGAAGTCGTACACCACGACGCCGTAACGCCAGACGTCGGCCAAGTACGCTACAGCGGAGCCGCAATCGTTGTCTCTGATGTCCACTACTATATTGATGTACAGGGAATCCTGTTTGATGTGCTCGTCTGGGAAGGTGTACTTCCTGATGAGGGTATCGGTGCGCAGGTCGAAGATGAATATGGCGGGCGGGCAGCTCTGTTTCGATCTCTTGGCGAGGTCCGTTTTGCCGGAGTCGAGGACCCACAGCCGATCGCACTCGTCTACTTGAACTCGGAAGACTGACGTTAAGCTCTCGCAGCTTCCTGAAAAGAGATGGCACGGacaatattcaattagcatggatttatagataaatttttaatcggtTAGATATCGAGGAAATTTTTTCCGTTTGTTTGGAAAAGCCAATGTGTTTGGTTGAAAATTCTCTTACACGTTTCCTCCTTGGTTTAATTGCTTAGTTTCTGTTGGTTTGTTTTCTCATACGAcgtcataaattaattagctCTTAACGGTTCGCTCTTGTTCCTTGTTGAACAGAGGAAAATAGATTCGTTTGTTATCGCGAGACTATTCGCGTGAGAAATCCTTTTACTCAGTTTCCGTTTCTGATTGCGTGAAAACGTTATTGGCGTTTCTCACATTCCTGGACTCTTCGCGTGGATTAATG
This genomic stretch from Monomorium pharaonis isolate MP-MQ-018 chromosome 4, ASM1337386v2, whole genome shotgun sequence harbors:
- the LOC105840334 gene encoding protein yellow, with the translated sequence MTRKKRSNDAERNGWLSYRQLWMPPRRTSRPSYFYASPDYAFGNTRDESSLDYHHDFRDHHRRQHDSLYRHRMASTVPWLLTMSLLAVPKFAAYTGPSILSRDLQAPALPLTPSVSIPFFSTHNIDYKDFSSHYDEHAGPSRNCDNHRPSEEKSTVSTNVGNLYGSAPQSRHRVATSNLGKSNPSRSIGRAIDMFRADPHSVNQLDFHDFGDGFEPGRIIDDYVGPAMELVYAWSTIDFEFDSIEARDNAIFEGDYIAENNLPLGLEVWHDKVFITLPKWRTGIPATLATVPRHSKTKNPKLRPYPNWRWHQPGSCESLTSVFRVQVDECDRLWVLDSGKTDLAKRSKQSCPPAIFIFDLRTDTLIRKYTFPDEHIKQDSLYINIVVDIRDNDCGSAVAYLADVWRYGVVVYDFFKDSTFRVEHHFFYPDPLAARYELHGIKFQWTDGIFGMALSPVDVHDDRTLFFHPMSSFREFAVSTSVFRDKRSADHNTERFMPVGKPRAKDYGHSSGSVIDMNGVMFFNMVTRDSVWCWDTRKEYIPQNLGVIGTSNESLVFPNDVKVDHEQEQSVWLLSNRLPMYLYGTLNSASINYRVFKANVKEAVRDTVCDPNYVVPDSDPGLDDTC